GCTGGAACGATTATCTAGTAAGTAAGTCGTAACTTGTTCGAAGCTGATGCAACGGTATACTGTCGTAAAAGATGAGCCAAAGTAACGCGATACATAAAGTAGTTAAACATCGCAAAATATAACAAGCCAATATCGAATCGATTTGCAAAGATTTTCGTTTCAAAGTTGTTAAAGTTTAGGTAATAATTTCTCTCATGGTTTTACTTGTGTGGTTGCACAGCTCTGATCGTGTTtcaggttttttgtttaagttaATTATTACTATTGTCAATTTaagtttttgaataattttatttacaattttatttaaaaatatgttttcatgtGAAAATATCTGAATTACGGTGAGTTTTACAATCGATTCTATTTTCACGTTCTTGGTCGCTACACtgaatggtttgtttgtaAGTTACAATTATCTTTCGATTAGATTTGCTGTTGCTTACCATTAATAGATATGAATTAATATGTCCTGATGATGGTGCTAACAATTAAGGAAGGGTTTTGTATAGTTTATGTCATCTTGTATACCAGTGATATTTAATCCTAAGCCGTGTGATGTAGATTTATTATTAGCATTTTGTATGATGCACTGCTATGTTTCCATGTTCAAAACTGATGTAAGGATAATGTTCGAATACATTgtgtaaaacaataataaaacaactaACGAGAatgatttgcttttctttttctaggATGATCTGTTTACAGACACCGTAACACGTCCTCCAGATTTAGAACAGGATAAGGAACCGCTGCCAGGTACTTCTCGATCTCTCTTAGATTCCATCGATCCCCACCATCCGCATGGAGACGATGATAACTTTGGGGATGAGGATTTTGGTGGTCGTAAGTGTCGTTGAATATGTAGGTCTGGATTCATGacgatttttaaattaacaagTTCTTTTTATTTACAGAGCCTGCTGCTGGTTTGTTCGAAGGAGATATATTCGCAGATGCTCCGCTTGCTCCAGAACCGGAACTTCCTATTGCCGTTACTCAGCGGCGAGATGATTcggatgacgacgatgatgatcatTTCGACATGGGTGGTGCACCGTCACCAGCACCAAGCACAGACAATTCTCGGCCTCCTTCACCCATAACGAACAACGCATTGTTAGACGGTGAACCACAGCCCGGTACGAGTAAGGATACGGCCAGTTCACAGGGCCAACAATTGCATCCAGAAACCGGTCTGCCTATTGTCAATAATCGTGATGATGGTGAAGAAGGCATGGGCTGTAATGATGGGCATCCGGATCAAACAACGCTACTAAACAACGAGGAAGAGAGCTTTGCTCTAGCGCCAGTCGATGCGACAGCCTTGAAAGGAACAACAAAATCGAAGCGGAAACGAAAGTTGATTGTTGATGAGGTGAAGAACATATCGGGGGAAGAGATGAAGAGCCAACTCGCCAACACATCTGATATTGTAACGACATTGGATTTGGCTCCGCCTACGAAGCGGTTAATGTATTGGAAAGAAACCGGCGGTGTCGAAAAACTGTTTGCCCTTCCCTCGCGTGACATTCCCGCACGATGCTTGTTCAAAAATTATCAACGTCACCTTACCTCTCGATCGATTGGTATCGAAGACTTTGCGATATTGGCTCCGTTGGACGTTCTTGGTGTGGAGATACCGGTGGAACGTGCGGAATCTCCAGTCCCGGTTGTACCAGCAAAGCGCGGTCGAAAGCGGAAACAACAGCCCGAGGCGGCATCAACGCTCGGTTATTTGGAACAATCGGCCAATGATCAGATGCGTAATGGTGCTGGTGAGATGGCACCTCCGACCCCGGCATCGATAGAAATGCGGGAGGATGGATTGGGAGTGGATTCATCCTCGTTCATGCCACCTCCTGCGACCCCGGGTCTGAGTCAGTTGGCCAGTCCAAACCATCAGAGTCATCTAATGCCGCCTACTCCAGGGCTACCAACTATTCCGATGACTCCGGGACAGCTTGATCACGGTGGTTTGACACCAGCAGGTCTGGGTCATGGTGGTGAGCTGACGCCGGTGGGACTTTCTCACGGGGGACTTACCCCGAGCGATCTGCATCACGGTGGTCTTACACCGGCGGGATTACAGCATGGTGATCTCGGCGGCGGCATGACTCCACACGGATTAGATCACGGTGGTATGACGCCCCATCATGCTTCGCTGGAAAATATTGATCAAATTCCAAACCTGCCCGCCGATCAAGTTTCGTCCATCCTTAATGAACCGGGAATGGAAGGATTTTCAAATATGGGATTCGATGGCAATACGTCGGAAGAAATAGCCAACGATTGGAATGGGGACTATGAGTTCCCGTCTTCGGTCGGTGCAGTAAGTAGAGATATTTCAAAACGTGCAATAGCATTCGTGCAAAGAACCATTTTACATAATCGTGTTTCCCTCTTTCACTTCCAATAGACGCATCCTAATGAGGAGCAGCAAGTCGACGAAACGATCGAACAGTTTGAGGAGCGTGTACTAAACAAACGAGCAGCACAAATGTTCCTCTCAGTGAAGTCTCGATTATTGAAGGCCGATCATATGATGCTCTCCGAAATGACGCATCGAAATAATAAGAAACAGGTGAGTTCCGTCGACGACGTATATGTATGATTTCGGCGGTATCTAATCCATGCATAATTTTACTATTACTACATAAACACTGAtgaattgtttgttgtagGCTGCTCAAAAGTTCTATTCGCTTCTGGTGCTGAAAAAGTTCAAGGCGTTGGAAATCTCACAGAAACAACCGTACGCCGACATCGTCGTCACGAGGGGCCCGATGTTCGATAATCCGAAGCTGTAAGCTGAAGGGGTTGCATAATCTATGTGTTGTTTCTCCGGTGACTACCGCACCGGTTTACGGTTGTAAAGCAAATTTTATACAGTGTGCAAATGGGGGGGAAGAATGGGTCCATCGTCAGGGCAACAAAGTACAGTGTACCTAGGATCGCATTTACATCCTTGTTGATAAAAGTCAACCTGTAATTAGCACACAGTGTTGAAGATATAATGCGTAGTGTATAATGGAATATGTGTAGTTCACCAGCAAGTGTCTATCATTACGCTATCTGAATCCAGGATGTTTGGTTAATTTCTTAGAGGCGCGTGCTTCCTTAGCCCTGGTGGCGGACACATTCAATCAGAGTTAGGAAGCAGGATACaattgttgaatttattttatttctttagaTCGTACGGTTTATGTTAAGAGCAAAGTGTTTGTCAGTTTTAATAGTagagtatatatttttttagacGTTTCACTGCGGTCTAGCCATCTAAGATTACGCACCCCGTATTGAAAGCCGTCAAAGGAATGGGTAGTAAAGAGAAGGAATGTGACCTGAGTCTAGATTGTGAGCAGCGGGGCAGGAGTATCTGCAGGATTCCTTTGTTGTATTGTCACAAAAGACGtagtaaattttattttattgtaatttttaatgaacatatgtgtgtgtaattAATTGTGACAGATGGAAACGAACAAAATGAGGATAGATGTATTTAACTGCGGGAAGAGCTAAATGTTCTGACTCATTTTGTATAGTATCCGTTCTTTTTCATCATTCTGATCTCATGGTTATAAATGGTGAATCAGAAAATTTCACTATCGATATGGTAAGATGATAGAATACATTGCATCCTAAcccgttgtttgtttgcctgtaAACATGTTGGTATTCAACAAATTGATCGGTAATGTTCGTCTGTACACAAAACCCGCTTAAATGTAACGATTGATTTCTGTTTTTGTGTAACTATTCTGTTTTAGGCATAAACAGTTCGGGGGGTAAAGTTCGGTTTGTGTCGGCCGCATCCTTTACTTATGCCGTAATATTGGGATGCATCCAACGCGAACAAAACAATTCCTGCTTATGTACTGTAAAACAATGTATAGAGgttttgataaattgtttcaagAATTATGCTGAACAAATCTGCTGATCTGTATGTAGCAAAGATTGTATAAATGCCCAGTATATGATGTACCACAAATAGAAGTAGAGAAGGAATAttgaggaacaaaaaaaaccaaacgttAGGACCGTGAACGCGGGTGTGGATAGATTGCATAGAATGTTGTGTAGCATTCTAGAATGCCACCCAACATCCACAGCAAGAACAAATCGATGCGTCggacaaaagaaaataacaaaaagttGATAAATAAAGGACACCTGATATGAAATACAAGCGTGTCACATTTATGCGAAGCGAAAGAAAGTTAAAACTGTGCGTCGATACTGCGGAAGTATTCTGTACATCGGTTGATGTAAACGGTGTGTAAAGGTTTGGTGAGGTACAGAGAGATGGCCGGTGTAGAAGTGAATAGTTTTGCATGCTTGGACACAAACCACGTCATTACTACTCCCGGATCGCTAGCACACGTGGCTGTTGTCAATTGTGTGGGAGAAAATTTGATGGTAACGATTGTGAACAGTTCGTTTGCGAAGTTTTGGATGGGAGAGGTATCATCAAGTGATTCTAAGCTGACACACCTGGCCCGTGGGATTTGTTGGTGCAGTTAGGTCGTTTCAGCGCGATAATGTAATAACTGCAAATCCTATTGTCTACGCTTGATCAGTGCACATCGGTCGGGTACGTACGATTGTGATGGAACAGGTGTAGCTACGGCGCGCACATGATCGTGATGGGATCGGGAGGCATCAGGTGGCAAGGTCTAGGTAGTGAGCTTAAATTATGTGATAACAAAACCCGGTCGAATAGGAGCAAGCTAAAACAAACGCTTCGTGCAAACTCGTGCGTTTCCGTACACAGTGGTACGCATACACGTTTGCTATTCTGTAGGACCAGAAACAGTGAAGCCACATGTTGCCAGCAAACAATTCTAGGGTATGAAGAGAGAGCGTCTACTAAACGCTACCGTTTGTGCATTAGCCTGGTGGAATTTAGCGAGAGCGTATGTTAGTGATCGTCGACCTGGGAAGGGGTTAGCTAGTGTTTATGCTCCAGCGGAGGTAGCGTTCTGGTGAGGTACGATGACAATAACGGTCACGACAACGGCGATGATAGTCGGGTCGCAACTGAAACCTTCCCGTGCTGCATTCGTTACTGGGTGGAAGTGTGcgagtgttgtgttttttttatcattcacCGTAGCTGGTCAGTTTTTCCAATTGATAAATTCTCTAATGCGACAATCTGCTCCGGCAGTGGCTACATGAATTTAGTCGTATTATGACAGTGGCATCGTGCGGTAATAAGTGATCGCGTTACGCTCGTATGCAAACAGGCGGAAAAGATCCTAATAATAGATGTTTGCGTAGTAACATCCGTAAGGAGCAAGTTTGGAAAGGACGAGCATGATCATAACAGATTTCGAATATTGAATAGTTGTTATTTATCGCACCACCTGTTAAGTTCCGCGAAGCGTACTAGTGCTGTATACTGGAGGCTAGAAAGTATCGTACAAAATAGTGTACTAGAAATCCTTAGCTTATCCAGACTGATTAGCTCCATTCCTATCGAGCGCTGTTGTGAAAGGAAGtagctgaagaagaaacagtGAAACGTAGTAAGTAAACTGGCAATTGGTGGCGTGCTCCATCGGACTACTCGATTAGGGTAATTCAATTTTGCTACGAAATGGGGAATTGTCGCGAAATATGTGTGGTCGTTGAGTCGGAAGCTTCAGAAGATCGCTCAGAATAGTATGCATATAAGAGGATAGTATGCATATATCGTTTGATCGTTTTATCGACGATCGATCATCACTCCCTTCCGTTCTGCAAAATGTGAACAAGTGACTGATGATTGTCACATTCATACAGTTCGTGCCCATCCACCGGAAGTGACCATCCATTTCTGACCGACATGCCGACAGGAAACAGAGCCGAACGGCGAACTGCTGCGGCACGTGATGCTTTGATTGTTATAATAGCTTTGAAATGAATGCGAAAAAAGACAATTCCAAATTAGCTCTATTTGAATATTTCGACAATTGGTTCGTAAAAGGAAGGCAAGCCACTTCTATTCTACCGCCTCCAAATCTTGTTTGGCGTGGCGTTGTGCGGCTTGTTGTGAGTTTGAGAAAAACGATGACAAATTGAGATGATTACAAATCGTTTGTTTTGGTAATAATGTGCAATAGAATTTATGTCGCATGACATCGTCCATTGCCGGAGCTTTATTGTCGAATGCGTGAAGCtccattgtgttttgtttgcatttgattCGTGATTTTTCGAGGTAGTTTTTGCTGGTATTCTTACAGGCTTTTTCAACCAACAATATGCAAATGCGTTATGaaatgtctgttaaatatgcATAATTGTGTTCGTTaagcatttgtttatttgattgTTGGGTTAGTTATTTAGTAAAAGTTATAACACGAAACTAACTTTAATATCAACGTGGCGTACTTTGTAGAACTTTGTCTACTGCAAAACATATTTGCACGTTATGCATGATGAGTGGAGGAAACCTCGACAAGTGCAGCGCTTAATATTGACGTTAAGTATTGACACACATGCCATTCTTTGCTAATATACATCCCGCCATCAATTGCGTCTATTGTTAGTTAACAGCGCTTTTATGATCGAAATGATGTATTTTTCACTTCTCACCGTTCAATAAGTATTAATTATCTATTTTAAAGTTCATTACATTTTCATGTGACAGTAAAAGAAATTGCGTTATCCATTAACGAGCTGAGAGTAGTTGGgatgtgatttatttttaccgaAGTTTGAATTTTCAAAACTGTGAAAAATTGTTATCCGACGTGTGTTAAGTAAATCACAATCCGGTGCTTATCAGAACGTGGGAAGGTATGTAGCATCGGTGGTTCAGTGGTAGAATGCTCGCCTGCCACGCGGGCGGCCCGGGTTCGATTCCCGGCCGATGCaaattaataatgttttttgtgGGTGTCAGAATGGAGGTTGTCATTTTTTGAATATGGGTGATATTTTGAGATCCTTTTCCATTACCGTCGTGTTAGTACGTCCAATCTATCACATGCCGTCACCACCAATCACCAAAAGGAGGGATAAAGAATTTGTTTTAGAACAAAAATGAGAAGAGTATATGTTTCGGCTACTAACTTAACTACAATGTAATGTTCTTTATATTTTATAGAGATGTATGCGTTTGGTAAACTCccataaaatataaaacgtGTGAAATAGTTTACGTCCATTTTAATACGCATTTAATATCCATTTTGAATATCTAGCGTTGTAGTTTCAATAATCTTAAATATTAATGACAATGAATTCGAATTCAAAAACGATGTATATAGTAAAACTAAATAGAATTGCTCTGACAATGTTCTATTTTGTATGATAaatgatttatatttttatttgtttttatatacTTTTTCTGAACAAGCTGTAATACAGCAAATGAACATGACAAACTTATCTAAATCATTtattcgtaaaaaaaaacaagctacaCACTTTCTGGTACATATTGTAGCGTAGTTAATGGATAATCTTCAGAATTACACACTTTTTGCGATTTAACGTTAGTTTACTAAGTGCTTTGCTGTACAAGAATAGAATTGTTACATCTCcatttatgcaaaaaagcaaaaaacaaatgttgtaaattttgttatgcatgttatgcaaaaaaaaggctttGATAATGGAACAAAACATGTCGTGGGAAACTAAAATGTCACCGGCCGATATCCAAATGCAAAAACACCCTACCTTAgtagcaaacaacacaaatggTGGCAAGCAAAGTCGCGGTAGCAGGTGATGATTGCGATTTATCAGCCGAGAAACTTACCGAGAACGTGACTAAAATGGCattcttgtgtgtgtggttcgaTCTATATCTGGGTAATGCTTCACAGTGAAGGACAATGCAACGAAAGGAAGGAGATGATCGCTGTTTGTACATAAACGAGCCACCGAAGGGCTTTGCAGGCGTAATAATTGTGCACTGCATTGTGCGATCATTGATGAAGCGCGACGAATTTTCTGTGTCAAGTTCTGCTCGGTTGAATGTCAAATGAGATTTTCTATTCCTGATATAGCGACCCTTCAAATTGATCTGCGGGTTAGGctgatgattttgttttgagttGCAACGAGGTGAAGCAATTACTCGCTAATGCAGGCACACTTTCACATTTGCAGGGATTTCGAGACAGAATGAGGGACCTGCAGCCCCAGAATGGTATCGAGAAAGTTACGGAGAAACATGATGAGCTGAAAGCGAAGGAGAAGCAAAGTCCGTCCTCGTTGCGGGGCAAGTATCTCTACTTCAAacgcaacataaccgtcgagCCCATGCTGGCGTGTTACATAATGCCCAGCGTGTTGGCCGGATTGGCCACCCAGAATCTGAACCTGGAAAAAGCTTGCCGAGTGAATCTAGCCTACGGCGACGAGATCTGCGATGCCCTGACGCGACGTGATACAGCAAATTACACGCAGTAAGTACCGTGGACTGGGATCCTGGCAGTTCTTAATGTGATCGATTATGACCACGTGGTACTTATCGATTCCAGCGAGGAAGAGATGGTACAGCATCTGGTGGCACGCATGGCTGGCTGGAAGACGGTGCTACAGAGTGCACTGCCCTGTCTGCTGATACTGTTCTGGGGTTCATGGAGCGATCGTCATGGGCGGCGGAAGCCCTGCATGTTGATACCGATCATTGGCGAATTTATGACCGCGATCGGGTTGATTCTGTGCACGTACTTCGAATCGGTCCCGATGGAGGTGGCCGGCATAACGGAAGCCCTGTTTCCGGCCCTAACGGGTGGTTGGTTCACGATGTTCATGGGCGTCTTCAGCTACATCGCCGACGTGACCACGACCGAAGAGCGAACATTGCGCATTGGAATAGTGAACCTGTGTTTTTCCTTGGGCGTCCCTATTGGGATGGCCTTCAGTGGGATCCTTTTAAAGTGAGTCACAGTGCCGGGGCActcagtagtagtagtacgaACACAACCTGAAACCATTTTGCACTTCCCGTTCACAGACAAATCGGATTCTACGGAGTGTTTTCTATTTCCGCCACACTCTACCTGGTCGCATTCTTTTATGGTGTGTTCGTGGTAAAGGAGGTGGACATTGTGAACGAAAAGCAACGACTGCGCGCGAAGGAAAAGGGACTCCTGGCCGACTTCTTTGACCGCGAGCACGTGCTGGAGACGTTCCGGGTGGCGTTTAAAATTGGCGAACGGCAGCGTCGTCTACGTGTGATCATGCTGATGATAGTGGTTATGGTCGTGATTGGTCCACTGCACGGTAAGTACGGAACGAAACACTCTGGTGGCCGTGATCACGGAAGCAAGAAATTATTCTTGATTAGGCAACAAGCATCTCGGAGAGGATAAACCGGGCCATCTTAGCTGTACCTCTGAGAGTTCAAGGTCTGACGAGTGGATAATTCTCACCGTGGTCTATGCATATACTAGAAATGGTCGAATGTCAACTAACGCCACTTCTCTTTGCAGGAGAGATGGCGGTAATTTATCTATTCACACGCTACCGGTTCAACTGGAGTGAGGTAGAATTTAGTTTCTTCTCCACATACGGCATGCTGACTGGGCTGATTGGAACGATCTTCTCCGTTGGTGTTTTTTCACATTTGCTCAAAATAGACGACGCATTGATTGGCGTTATGTCATGTATGTCGAAGATTCTGTCGAGCTTTGTGTATGCATTTGCGGTTACCACCTGGCAGCTGTATCTAGGTAAGTAAGAACAAGAGCCATACGACGCGAACAGCGCCAGCGCTAAGTGAAACTGTTTTAAGCGTGTTTGGGTATGTGTTATATGGAAACGGAACAGATATGTTAAGAATAATTGCGATgtaatttgtttaataacgTTGGCCTTAACTATGCTAATGACT
The Anopheles moucheti chromosome 2, idAnoMoucSN_F20_07, whole genome shotgun sequence genome window above contains:
- the LOC128298929 gene encoding solute carrier family 46 member 3 is translated as MRDLQPQNGIEKVTEKHDELKAKEKQSPSSLRGKYLYFKRNITVEPMLACYIMPSVLAGLATQNLNLEKACRVNLAYGDEICDALTRRDTANYTHEEEMVQHLVARMAGWKTVLQSALPCLLILFWGSWSDRHGRRKPCMLIPIIGEFMTAIGLILCTYFESVPMEVAGITEALFPALTGGWFTMFMGVFSYIADVTTTEERTLRIGIVNLCFSLGVPIGMAFSGILLKQIGFYGVFSISATLYLVAFFYGVFVVKEVDIVNEKQRLRAKEKGLLADFFDREHVLETFRVAFKIGERQRRLRVIMLMIVVMVVIGPLHGEMAVIYLFTRYRFNWSEVEFSFFSTYGMLTGLIGTIFSVGVFSHLLKIDDALIGVMSCMSKILSSFVYAFAVTTWQLYLGPIVEMLNGTSFISMRSIASKLVASDELGKVNSLFGVAEALMPLVYAPLYTTVYSLSIHVLPGAFFLLGGALTSPAVVIFLWMYRVHRREARELAEEKRAEDKYRQLDDSGESNGCRTIVAVQTERKQTMPDYGTGIANAAFEDENVVTGRQDKHTLTTVDQSRL
- the LOC128298924 gene encoding double-strand-break repair protein rad21 homolog produces the protein MFYAHIVLAKKGPLARIWLAAHWDKKITKAHVFETNIEQSVDGIMQPKVKLALRTSGHLLLGVVRIYARKAKYLLADCNEAFVKIKMAFRPGMVDLPEEHREAAVNAITLPEVFHDFDTPLPELNDVDIEAHFSINQSRADEITMREDYGTLPLNIHDDGFGDMGFDDTPDMVRDRMDDQMEDDLFTDTVTRPPDLEQDKEPLPGTSRSLLDSIDPHHPHGDDDNFGDEDFGGQPAAGLFEGDIFADAPLAPEPELPIAVTQRRDDSDDDDDDHFDMGGAPSPAPSTDNSRPPSPITNNALLDGEPQPGTSKDTASSQGQQLHPETGLPIVNNRDDGEEGMGCNDGHPDQTTLLNNEEESFALAPVDATALKGTTKSKRKRKLIVDEVKNISGEEMKSQLANTSDIVTTLDLAPPTKRLMYWKETGGVEKLFALPSRDIPARCLFKNYQRHLTSRSIGIEDFAILAPLDVLGVEIPVERAESPVPVVPAKRGRKRKQQPEAASTLGYLEQSANDQMRNGAGEMAPPTPASIEMREDGLGVDSSSFMPPPATPGLSQLASPNHQSHLMPPTPGLPTIPMTPGQLDHGGLTPAGLGHGGELTPVGLSHGGLTPSDLHHGGLTPAGLQHGDLGGGMTPHGLDHGGMTPHHASLENIDQIPNLPADQVSSILNEPGMEGFSNMGFDGNTSEEIANDWNGDYEFPSSVGATHPNEEQQVDETIEQFEERVLNKRAAQMFLSVKSRLLKADHMMLSEMTHRNNKKQAAQKFYSLLVLKKFKALEISQKQPYADIVVTRGPMFDNPKL